A segment of the Ochotona princeps isolate mOchPri1 chromosome 16, mOchPri1.hap1, whole genome shotgun sequence genome:
CTGCAGCGGGGACATGCCGAAGGCCGCCAAGTAGAACAGATGGGCCACTGCAAAGGCGGCCATGCCTGgtaagagagagtgtgtgtgtggtgggggggcaGGGATGGGAGGGTGGTCCTCTGCAGGGCCCTGTCACCCCATCCCAGCACCAGCTCCCACCCTGGCCACACCCAGCTGCAACTAGGCTAGCCGCCCCCGCAGCCTCCTGGTCGGTTCTCTCCCTGCCCATGCCTGTCCAGCAAGCCTCACCACTCTTCAGGAGGGCCCCCACCTGTCCTCGGCCCAGGGCATTCCTACACCCTCTGCTGAACCCCCCGCCCCCAGCATGCGCACacgcacgtgcgcacacacacacacacagcatttgcTTCAAGGAGCAAGACCTTCCTTGAACAGTCCCCTACCCTGGTCTGCCTCTGCGCCATTGCCTGGCCCCTCCTCACCCCCCCTAGGGACACCATAGCCTCTGTACCCCCAGGTTTGTGTTTCACACCAACCcaaccccatgtgggcaccccaaGGTCCCTACTCACCATAGAGGAAGGTCTCATGCCAAATGAGGAAAGTGTCCCCCAGGGCTGAGCACAGCAAGGCTACCTGGAGGAGGCGTGCATAGCTCCCCACTGGGGACACGGCCCACAGGAACACCGCCAGGCATAGCACGGGCAGGCACTTGATCAGGGCGCCGAGCCAGGATGGCTGGTCCTCCGGAATCCACAGCAGGAAGTAGACAGAGCAAGTGAGGAGGAAGGGGCTCATCCAGCGACGGACCTGCAGGGGCTCAGGACGGGGAGGGAGCTCTGAGCCACCAGTGCTCAGCTGGGTCCCCCAACCCTAGAGGTCCGGATGGCCCACTCTGTGAGGACCATGGTCCCCTGGCTCCTAGGACCACCTTGGGGCgcagcccaaccccaccccctcctccacagGTCCTCACTTGGATGGAGAAGAGTGGCCCCAGGAGCCCATCTTTGTTAGTGTCCATGCTGGCCTGTGATGCCCCCAGGCTCAGGCGGCTCCCGCGGGTGTCAGGGGAGAACCTGTGGTTACACGTTAACCAGAGGAGCGTCCTGTGGACTCTGGGCCTGATAACAGGGCCCAGGGAGATGGCCCCCTCGGTGGGGGGATGGCTTTGCCTGCCACCTGCTGATAAGATGCCAACAAGGACCCGGGGTCCCTCCACCCCACTGCCTCTGGACACAGTAGTGCCCCTCCCATTGTTCTATGTGCAGCCAATCAGCAGAGAGCAACGGCAGGATTCCAAGGAGCCGGCAACAGTGGGCACCCAGGAACTGCCACTGCTCAGGCCAGCCCAGCAGGGCCAGGATGGGCAGCTCCCTCCCCCACCTACTGCCTAAGGGGCCTCCCCCTCTGCCTCTGCATTCTCTACCAGCAGCGGTACAGGGTGGGCCACAGGGAAGAGTGGGAACTCCTGGCCACTCCTATCAGCGGGCTGGCAGGGACTCTGCAGGGGCTTGCAGTGGGTGACGCCAGCGCCCAGGAGCTGACGTAGCTAAAACCAGTTTCCCAGAGCAACACAAGAGCAGGGGCCACATCCACCGTCCAGTCTTCCCGTCTGCAAGGTCCTGGACACCCCGTTGGCCTTGGTCATGCAGGCGCCCTGTTGGACGGCCACCCCTactcccccagcccctccactgTTACCCATCCtctcccactccccccactcccttaTTCCCAACCTAGGCTGCTCCCCCAGAGTGGACAGCTCAGCCACTGCAGGCTCAGTATCTCTTCCAGGCCATCTGTGAAGGACAGTGCGGTAAAGTGGCACATGTGGCTCAGGCATGGATGGGATGGAGGTGGGGATATGAAACGGGCCCGTGGGTGGCCCCCAGGCCCAGGTGCACCTGGCAGTGACCCTCCCTGGAGGCACAGGCCCTCCCCACCACACATCCCAGAAGGCAAGGTCTGACCAGCAGTCGTAAACTGTCTTCCTTTATTTGTATTTGCAATATGAAATAGAAgctcagcacagacacacacacactcacgccaGCCTAGGGGAGGGAGTGGGACAAGGCCACTTGGCAGCGGGGCTGCAGACCCCCTTGGGGTGAGATTCAGAACCTCTGGGGATGCTGCTGGGGAGGCCCCTGCCCCCCAAGGCCAGGTCCCTGGGTGAAGGCACTGCCCCGCCTCGGGCCCCAACGCCCCACCCTCACCAGCCGCCCCCAAGGTGACCTGAGCTCGGAGGccgggtgtgggtgtgggcatctGCACCAGAGCATGGGACGGACCCCCAGTGccaacccccaccaggctggcCGGGGTGGAGGTTGTGCTTAGGGCTGCTGGCCTGGCGGCATCCTGCCTCCTCTTGCCCTCCTCCctcaatacatatataatatataatagacgtctctctcctttctctctctgtgactctctaTATCTTTATTCCAGGAGGCAAAGCTCTGTAATTTCTCTCCTCAGTGCAAATGGGGGTGGGTAAGTGGGGGGTCCATCTCCCTGGCACCAGCCTCCCGGGAGACCAGAGAGAACGTAGGGGGGGCGGATGGAGGCAGGCAGCCAATCCTgagacctggcctgccccacccaGGAATCCATGTGGAGGACGGAGGATTTGGCCACCAAGAAGACCAGGCAGCTACCTGGGGACAGAGAAGGTCGCGTGAGAGTCCAGCagcccacccagcccctgccGGCCCAGGCTGTGGTTGCTGTCACACTCACGGGTATCCCAGGGATGTGGGCCCTGTTGTGGCAGAGCCGTTGGGCATCTGAGGCTCGAGGGGCTGGGCACTGTCAGAAGAGAAGGTTCCCACATCACTTTCTGCCTCCCCTTACCACAGCCCCAGCAGGAGGCTCAGAGCTCACCTCTGGCTTTGGGGAGGCCCCATGGGCTCTGGGCTCTTCTCCCCATCTGTGGTCTTGGGGGGCTGGCTGGCCCCGGAGGCTGGGACAGAGGTAGAGGGGTCTCTGGTTGCACTGTGGGGAACAGGCCACTGTTAGCACCACCTCATTCCTCACCAGCCCATTGGAACCTCCTGTGAGAcctgggaggggcaggcagaTGCTCTCTGTGCCCAGAGACCCTGGGGATGCAGGCAGCACAGCAGGGGAACCTCACAGTCCTGGGGCAAGGCGGgcaactccccccaccccaatccAGGGAGCCAGTACTGCACAGTACTGCCCAGTCATGTCCAGAGAGTGGCCCAAGGCTGGGTGACCTGGAGCCACACTGGGACAGATGACAGAGAATGGGTGCTGGGTTCTCCCAGGTCCGTCACCCCCTACACCATCCCACAACCACACTGGTCACCTGTCCAAGGAGCTAGGAGCGGAGCACGTTTTGTGGAGGGCATCCTGGAGGTCCCCAACACTGACCAAGGCCTGGCagggggctggagggaggagagaggccgtCAGCTGGAACCTGGAAGGCTGTGCTGTCCCCTGAAGCCTGCCCATGGGGGGCTGGGGCACGAGAGGCTCTCACCTGAGGGCTCCACAACTTGGCTGCCATCTGCGGCTTCCTGAGGTGCTGAGGGGGTCATGAGGGCCTGAGACCTGAGGCAAAGAGAACCCAAGGGTATACTGGGGTCAGTGCACAAGCCTGaggggaccctgcccccacctgccacCGGCCCCACGGGTGCCCACCTGAGCTGCAGGGCGCTGCAGGCAGGAGGGATGGCCAGGCTCTGAACGGGGAGGCCCTGGGGTGCATCAAGGGACCCCTGTGGGGTTGGAGGCCCAGAGCATGGCGGCTCTCCCCCAGACACTCGGGGACAGGTCGGGGCATCCGTAGGCACTGGCTCGAAGGTGGCCGTCCAGCTGGGGCCTGATAGTGGGGGAGACAGAAGGTAAGCTCAGCAGCAGGCAGATGTCCCTACACGTGTCTGCCCACAGGCTGCCCAAAATTCACCAGGAGGTcgagagtcagggctggggtgggaggggggtcCAGCCTCTCCTCTGGCAGCCTGGCTGtcattctcttcttcctcctcctcttcctcctcctcctcgtcctcgcTGTCTGTGCTGCCTCCACTCCTGTCCAAGAAACACCTGGTTAGCCAGCAGTGCGGACTGCTGGGCCCCTCCTCTGTTGGCAGCCCTGGACCACCAGGGCAGCCCCTGCTGGAGGAGCAACAGAGGACAAAGGGACAGGCAGGGGCAGGGCGGGGAGTGCTGCTAGCTGCCCGAGGGGGCAGGCAACAGCAGGGCTGTGGCGGCCCCCTGGAATCTTCCACACAGGCAGGCAATGAGCACGGATGGGCGTTGGCTCCCCAGCCTCCCTGACCACCATCTGCACAgaagctttaagccatcctcctccGCCAGCTACAGCTCCAGAAGGGCACAGCCCGAGCTCTGAACAACAGCGCCAGGCACACACAGCTGGCCCCAAACACTGGCTGAATGCTGACCACACACAATTCAGGACTGTCAGGAAGGCCCAAGTGTAGGGAAGTCCAGCCAGCCACTTGGTGGAACTGACGCTGGACTCTAACACGCACGTGTGAAGCCCAGCGAACCCTTCTGACCACCAAGGGATGCCAAATGCCTCAGGCAGACCTGTGCCTAGCAACACGAGACAGACTGTACTCCTGACATCACAGGGCTAGGGCTGTGGAGTAGTGAGCTaagccaccagttcaagtcctagcggctccacctctgatccagctccttgctaacgcacctgagaaagtaatagcagacggcccaagtgcctgggccctgcacccaggtgggaatgTGGAAGACagtccaggatcctgacttcagtctggcccagccacagccattatggccatctgggcagtgaaccagctgagggaagacctctccctctatgtgactctgcctttcaaataaataagtaaatccttaaaaaaaaaaaaaaaagacgaggcTTTATGTTCCTGTCATTCTGACCCAACAATGCCCTGGAGGTCCTAGGCAAAACATCCAGGTAAGAAAGGAGCTATCCTAAGCCCAGTTCAGTAGCCTAGCGGCCACATGCCAAcaatcccatacagacaccagttctaatcctggcagctccacttcccatccagctccctgcctgtggcctgggaaagcagtcgaggacagcccaaagccttgggaccctgcacctgcgtgggagacccgcaagaggttcctggcttcagactggctcagctccagccattgcagctacttggacagtgaatcattggatcgaagatcttcctctctgtctctccttctctctgtatatctgactttccaataaaaataaatctttaaaataaataataataaaaaagaacagtcttgggcccggcggtgtggcccagcgactaaagtcctcgccttgaacgccccgggatcccatttgggcactggttctaatctcggcagctccacttcccatccagctccctgcttgtggcctgggaaaacagtcgaggacggcccaaagccttgggaccctgcacctgcgtgggagacctggaagaggttcctggttcccagcttcggattggcacgcagcagccgttgcggctcacttgggaagtgaatcatcggacagaagatctttctctctgtctctcctcctctctgtacatctgactttgtaataaaaaataataaataaatcttaaaaaacaaacaaaaaaaaacccaaaacagtcTTGTCTGTCACAGGCGACCCCGTTCAGGCCCAGGAACAAGCGCAGCCAGGCTGGGGACAGGAGGCTGCTGCACAAACCTGCATCCCCACACATCCACAGCTGTCTCCAACCACTTGGAGGAACTAAGCACAGAGAACGCACACAACAGCGTGGCTGGGTTTCTATCAGTGAGAAGCAGGagaggtgggagtgagggaggtgTCCACTGCTGAGGCTGAGCGACGTgacccagtgctttcccaggggcttcaacagagagacagcctttaagtggcagcttaacacactccatcatgatgccagccccataaAAAAGCATATTCGGAAATAATCAAAAAAACTGCAAACTTTCTATGTTTATAAACAAAAGAATACTGAAAGAAGTTAAAGAAAGGCAGGCATCTTACTGTTAACACACCACTGAGCATCTATCATGTCAGAGTGCTTCCTGCAAAGGCACACTTGGCAAACAACACGCCCAAGTGGCCCAAGTGACAGCCACaacgagttcaagtcctggcacgAGCCTGTCCAGCACTGGCCGTCGCGGGCATCTGCAGAGCAGACCAATGAACAGGAAATCTGTTGGCCTTGCAAACACATTAACAGTAACTTTTTTCAAAACAGTACAGAATAACTAAAATAGAAACATACTCCACATTCATGAGCTGCAAGATGTAatgttatgttttaaaaaactctctaggggcccggcatggtcgcctagtggctgaagtgcccgccttgcacgtgctaggatcccatacgggcaccagttcagtcctcgctgctgcacttcccatccagctgcctgctgaagcacctgggaaagtagcagaggacgcgCTCggtgcttgggaacctgcacccgctgggagacctggacagagctcctggctcctggctccggcctggcctggcctggtactGGCCAATGCAGCTACGTAAGAAGTGAACCCCtggaaggaagatttctgtctctcaaaataaaccttaaaacaaacaacaaaaagagaaacaaggTGGAAGATGCACATTTTCCCGTTCTAATCATCCCAAGTGTGAAATGGAGACACAGAGTGATGACAGCTGGGCAGGGACAAGCCCTCACCCATCCGGCCAAAGGACGCTGCCCAGGGGCACCACGCAGCTAGGACAGTCTGTCCACATCTCCACCTCACGCCACACAGGACATGACGCTCATTACACATCCAAAAATCTCCATCCAAGTGCCAACAGCACAGAACGCTGGAGTAAAGCAAGCTGCTGGACCTAGCCAGGTGCACCACCACATGCACACCAACATGTGGGCAGATGTTCACAACCTGAGCCTGCCCCAAGAGTCAGCAAGTCAACCAAGGCAGTGTACATGGTGGCAcgcccagctctggcagccagAATGAGCAAGACCCAAACATGCCAGTCAGAGGGAGGGTCTTCCTGAACACAGTGCTGAGAACAAGTGATCAAAAATTAAGACAGTGCTACCTGAGGACGGAGGGTGGCTGCTGGCCCGGGGGTGGCCGGTTCCAGAGTATGGTGGGTTCTGACACACTGGTCTGCACAGGTCACACACCACTAAGAAGGTTGAAATACCCTAATCTCTTCTCCAGGAGTCCTGGAGGGCAGGCCGTGAGTCGGTGCAGATGGCAACAAGCAGTATGATGCGAGTGCCCTTTTGCCACTGTGACTCCAGGCCCAACCAGTGCACACTGCAGAGGGAGTTCTACTGGACCTTCAGGAGAGAGGTGCTCCTCCAGGGAGACAGAGCACACTGCAGAGGGAGTTCTACTGGAACTTCGGGAGACAGGTGCTCCTCCAGGGAGACAGAGCACACTGCAGAGGGAGTTCTACTGGAACTTCGGGAGACAGGTGCTCCTCCAGGGAGACAGAGCACACTGCAGAGGGAGTTCTACTGGAACTTCGGGAGACAGGTGCTCCTCCAGGGAGACAGAGCCACGGGACAGAGGGGGGTTCTGGAAGTACCTGCTCCAGGCCACAGCTCAGAACAAGGAGGCCACAAGCAACTCCCCTGCTACTTCcgagcaggtgcacacacacctgcatcATGCCACACCTGACTGGAGACCTGCATGGCTGCAGGGGTACTCACCGCACACCAGGGGGCTGGCCCAGGCGGGACCCCCGTGCCACATGGCTGCCCTGCCAGGGCCCGTACTCTCCATCGGACTCCCCTGAGCCCtggccctcttcctcctcctcctcttcctcatcatcAAACTGCTGGATGCGGTCCTTGTAGCAAATCTCCAGCAGGTTGGTGTTGGGCTGTGGAGGCAGGGGAAGATGCTGGGCACACTGCTTTCAGCTCGCCCACACCCTGCCCGCCTACAGCCAGGGACGTGTGGCACTCACGTTCTCATCGTCGGCATTGAGGGAGAAGGTGATGTTGGCAGTCTTGTCGAAAGGTGCGCTAGGGGGACAGCAGAGTCAGTGTGGTCAGGGGAGCAGCCAGGCGAGGCCAGCCTCACTCGGCACACAGCTCACCCCGCACTACCTGGGATGCCCCCAGTTCCTGAACTGCATGTGTAACCCAAAGTCAACACCCACAGCCCTGGACACATGAGGAgctgcctgacacacactgggagcaGAGCCTGCCCTCTGGGCTTGGCTGCCCACAACCCAGGGACGGGGACAATAAGGGTCAGCCACTCGAGAAGCCCTAGCTCTGGGCCTGCCCAGCTGAGCCTGGGTCCCACATTCGGACCAGACTGTGGCTTCAGCCTTCGGCACATCACTAACACTTCAGATCTCATTTCATCATATGCAGAACAAAGAAGAGTTTGCAGGATTTTTCATCACAGCCTGTGAGACATGacgtggggctgcaggctgtgcCAGGTCAGTGCCCTTGAGCCTTCACACAGTCAGACATGTACCCGTCCCACTGCACGGATGCTTCTGTCTCATCCAGGGACAACTCAAGTAGAAATCAAAGCAAGATGCAGTGTAGATCCCTCACACCTGCCACCAGCAGAACATAGGAAGGCAGTGAGGGTGGCTGGCCAGCAGTGACACTCAACACCCTGCCCCACGTCTGTAAGACGGGAGCTGACCTAGCTGACCCCAGAGCCCACCTGGCCACTGCTCTACCCTACCTCCCCAAACAGATCCCAATGGCCGCTCTGCATCAGCTTACGCAATTAGGTCACAAAAGTTCATGGATTCATGCTTTTCTTTCACATTGCTTGTGGCAGGAAACTTAACAACTAAGAAGAAATTCCCTCTCCTAACACTGACAGAGAGGTATTCCATCTTAAAAAGTCACTGCCCAACAACACAAAGCAGAATCAGGCCTGGGGCCTGCTGCAGAAGCCAGGCCCACGTACAACAGGCCTTGACCCCACGGCTGAGTCACAGGTGGACAGCTGTGGGCCAGCCACTGGAGCTAGGCCCATGTACACCAGGCCTTGACCCCACGGCTGAGCTGGAGGTGGACAGCTGCACACAGGTGTacaggtggacagcaggtggaCAGCTGTGGAccagctgctggagccaggcCCACGTATGTCAGGCCTGGACAGCAGGCAGACAGCTCTGGGCCTCCCTCTCCAGACAGAAGGGGACAGTAGGGGCAGATTTCTACCAGGAGGTGAACACTAGGGTCCCAGCCAGGGCAACCCACATGTAGGCTGGGTAAAGAAGGAGGGACaggtgtctacacacacacacacacacacacacacacacacacacacacacacacacacacacacacacacacacacacacacacacacacggtgtggctgcaggctgggcaggacacCTACTTTACACTCTCTTCTTGCTCCCCAAACTCCTCGTCATTGAAGCCAAAGTGATCAATGAAGGCTGAGGTCATACGCTGCATCTGGAAATCCATGAAGGCCTGCAGGAGATGGAGGGGGTGCTGCGCGGGTTGGGGCACCCCCACACCCTGCAGGGGGATGGAGGGGGTGCTGGGTGGGTCGGGGCACCCCCACACCCTGTGGGGGAGTGGTGGGGAAGCTGAGCAGGTCAGGGCACCCCGACACCCTGCGGGGGAGtggagggaaggaagcagggcGGGTTAGGCACCCCCCTGTGGGAGGTGGAGTAGGCTGTGCTGGAGGGGAGCTAGGCAGGTCAGTGCACCCCCATACCCTGTGGGGGATGAAGGGGGTGCTGGAGAGGAGCTGAGCAGGTCAGGGCACCCCGACACCCTACGGGGGATGGAAGGGGTGCTGGAGGGGAGCTGGGCAGGCCAAGGCACGCCCTcagacccacctgctgcagcacagcCTCCTCAGGGAAGTTGAATTCCTTGAGCCGGTCATCCTCGTCATCACTAGAGGAGTGCAGGTGGTGGGTGTTCACCTGGGGAGGGGCACAAGGCGCTCAGGGCCTGCCAGGGCCCAGCCCAACGTAGTGAGGCAGTCAGGCCACTGGCTCACCAGATCCACGGTGTTCCTCTTGTTGGTCTCTGCCAGGGGTCCTGACACAAAAGTCTCCCACCGCTCCTGCTGCTCAGCTGGCAGCTCTGCACACAGAGAGGTGCTAAGGACAAGGCCTTCTCCAGCCCCCAACCCCAGCAGACCCCAGGCAAGACCCCTCACCTTTCAGGAGCTGCCCCAGCTGCTCGGCATTGGGCCCCTTCTCCGTGTTCTGCACCAGGGCATTGGCCACTCGCGTCAGGTGGCCCATGTAGCCTTTCCGAGGGCCGCCTCCAGACCTGGGCAGAGAGGCCACGCTGGACACCAGAGCCTGGGCCCACTACCATTCACTACTACCCTCTGCCCACCCCTTCAACCCCAGACAGGCCCCAGACACATACTGCACACGGTCGTTCTCCTCCCAGGAGGTCAGGATCCGCTCTGTCAAGTGGCAGCGCTGCAGCAGCTGTCGGGGAGAGGGAACAAggcggctgggggtgggggtgagaggcTGGGCTGCACCCCTCCACCTGCCACCACAGCTGGGTTTTCTACAAGGAGCCCTCAGTCCCTGCTGTCTCCACAGCGTGTGAGGCCAGGGTACTTTCTGCCTGCCTACACccatgctgccagcagctgacGTCACCCAAGAAGCACCAGCGAAAGGGGTAGGGTAGCCTCTGGGAGGCGGGGCCCTGGCTCACGTGTGTCACGACGGGGTTTGAGTGGGGCGCCTCAGGGCTGCTTTCGGCAGGGGGCCCTGAGCTCAGCATGGCGCTCACACACATCTCCACTTGAGTGTGCAGGAAGTTGTTGAAGACATAGTGGAAGAAGAGGTCCTGGGAGGACAGGCCAGCATCAGAAAGGCCCCAGCCCCGAGCCTGTCCTCCCGCCCAGCCCAGGTCTTGTCACACACCAGCAAAGTGCTGGGTACATCCAGTGCCAGGAGCTCCTGCGTTAGAGCCATGTCATTGGCACTCAGGGCACTGGCCAGCAGCTTGACCACATGTAGCCGTGTGTTGCCCAGCGGGGGTGCCAGGCTGCCCCATGTCATCCTCAGAGGCTCCAGCTGTAGGTGGAGACAAGGCAGGCTCAGTTTCCCAGGAGCCCTACCCACCCCCTTACACCTCCCCTGGGACCATAATTCTCTTCACACTGACCTTGGGTGGCTCCAGAAGGATCTGGTGGAAGTGGCCAAGCCGTGGGCGCAGGGCGTGCAGGACACCCATGCTGGACATGACACTCTCTAGGGCCCCCTGGGCCAAGAGCTCCAGCTGCCCATCCACACTGCTGAAGAAGTTGTTCATGGTCACCGACTCAGGCCTGCAGCAGGGACAGGGCAAAGGGCAGTGCACACCCAGGAGGGCTGAGCGCCCGTGTGTGTGCACAAGAATACTCCGGAAGGGAGCAAGGACTTGTGGGCACCATGAGCGGCTGCTCTCATTTGGAGCCCTGTTGGCAGGAGTATTACAGGGAAGAGCCAGCAAGCTCCTCAGGAACAGGGGGACTGGGTGAGCAAGTGGGGGGGCTTGACATCAATGCCCACACGCGTTCCTATCCTACCCACCATGAAAGGGACCACAATCCTCGCCACGTGAAGCAGTGTGTGGTAGGGCTCTGCACAGTGGACCCAGCAGCCTCCCCTCTGGGCCCTCACCTTGGCCTGCGGGGCTCCAGCAGGGTCAGCAGCACCTGGATCCCGCTGACGATGACGGACGGGTTCTGCTCACCCTCTAGCATGTTGCTCAGCAGCTGCTCCATCGTCTCCTGCCTAGGCCCAGGCAGGGTGGGGTCAGGACAGGAGGCTGGACCCAGTGCTCCCCCTCCCAGGCTGGGCTTCTTGTAAACCTACTTCTCCAGGGTGGCCAGCAGTGGGTCTGGCTCGGGGccatcctggccttggatcatctGCTCCCGGCTCAGGCGAATGATGTCACATAAGGACTGGGACGCATTGGAATGTTGCTGGACAGGGTAAGACACCGAGGGTCCCGGTGAGCTGTTGGCCCTGCACAGACTGGTGCAGGGAGTCCCGCTCACGAGCCCCTGGGCGTTGTGGACAATTCAAGGGTGCTCAGGCTTCCCAGCAAGCACTGGGGCATACACAAGCCAGACAGGTCTCCTTGTGCCACAGAAGGGCAGGGTGctccaggaagccagagagcacagAAACCCCTTGGCAGGGCAGGTCCAGGGCAGGTCAGGCCCACAGAGACACAGGGGCCTGGGCCTGCAGGGAGATGAGGGGGCGGACTCGGAGGGACTGCAAGCAGCGATTCTCCCTGGAGTGACGGCAGCATTCAGTACTGTGTGAAGGCCAGAGTCCTCCGCTAGCTCCTTCCATCTCAGTTGttcaagaacagaaagaaagagacaagacAAGCAGAGTCGAGAATCTTGCCCAGCAGCAGTCAGAGTACAGCCCGCAGCTCAGCCACTAAGACCTCCTGGGGACAGGTCGGCCTAGGGGAGCCTGCAAGCCCGAGGGTCTCCCAAATTGCAGCCAGCTCAAGCACACACCACTTCCAGCGACCTCGGGGGGCTGAAGCCCTGGGACAGGCACTGGGGTAGAGGGAGCCAAGACCGAAGGCTGGGGGAACGTAAGCTTTGGGTGAGGATGTTGGGACTGCCGGGTGGAAGCTCAAGGACAGCAGAGACAAAGGATGAGAACGTGGTGGGCACCTGGAGGGTCCGCTGGATCCTCAATAGACCCATTCCTCAGGAAAGAATACTGTGTGGCCGACCCTTGTCTTGAAAG
Coding sequences within it:
- the PPP6R1 gene encoding serine/threonine-protein phosphatase 6 regulatory subunit 1 isoform X1 → MESGRKGLVGRSSTCRNVKGAMFWKFDLHTSSHLDTLLEREDLSLPELLDEEDVLQECKVVNRKLLDFLLQPAHLQAMVAWVTQEPPASGEERLRYKYPSVACEILTSDVPQINDALGADESLLNRLYGFLQSGSSLNPLLASFFSKVMGILINRKTDQLVSFLRKKDDFVDLLLQHIGTSAIMDLLLRLLTCVERPQLRQDVVNWLNEEKIVQRLIEQIHPSKDDNQHSNASQSLCDIIRLSREQMIQGQDGPEPDPLLATLEKQETMEQLLSNMLEGEQNPSVIVSGIQVLLTLLEPRRPRPESVTMNNFFSSVDGQLELLAQGALESVMSSMGVLHALRPRLGHFHQILLEPPKLEPLRMTWGSLAPPLGNTRLHVVKLLASALSANDMALTQELLALDVPSTLLDLFFHYVFNNFLHTQVEMCVSAMLSSGPPAESSPEAPHSNPVVTHLLQRCHLTERILTSWEENDRVQSGGGPRKGYMGHLTRVANALVQNTEKGPNAEQLGQLLKELPAEQQERWETFVSGPLAETNKRNTVDLVNTHHLHSSSDDEDDRLKEFNFPEEAVLQQAFMDFQMQRMTSAFIDHFGFNDEEFGEQEESVNAPFDKTANITFSLNADDENPNTNLLEICYKDRIQQFDDEEEEEEEEGQGSGESDGEYGPWQGSHVARGSRLGQPPGVRSGGSTDSEDEEEEEEEEEEENDSQAARGEAGPPSHPSPDSRPPGPSWTATFEPVPTDAPTCPRVSGGEPPCSGPPTPQGSLDAPQGLPVQSLAIPPACSALQLRSQALMTPSAPQEAADGSQVVEPSAPCQALVSVGDLQDALHKTCSAPSSLDSATRDPSTSVPASGASQPPKTTDGEKSPEPMGPPQSQSAQPLEPQMPNGSATTGPTSLGYP
- the PPP6R1 gene encoding serine/threonine-protein phosphatase 6 regulatory subunit 1 isoform X2 — translated: MESGRKGLVGRSSTCRNVKGAMFWKFDLHTSSHLDTLLEREDLSLPELLDEEDVLQECKVVNRKLLDFLLQPAHLQAMVAWVTQEPPASGEERLRYKYPSVACEILTSDVPQINDALGADESLLNRLYGFLQSGSSLNPLLASFFSKVMGILINRKTDQLVSFLRKKDDFVDLLLQHIGTSAIMDLLLRLLTCVERPQLRQDVVNWLNEEKIVQRLIEQIHPSKDDNQHSNASQSLCDIIRLSREQMIQGQDGPEPDPLLATLEKQETMEQLLSNMLEGEQNPSVIVSGIQVLLTLLEPRRPSSVDGQLELLAQGALESVMSSMGVLHALRPRLGHFHQILLEPPKLEPLRMTWGSLAPPLGNTRLHVVKLLASALSANDMALTQELLALDVPSTLLDLFFHYVFNNFLHTQVEMCVSAMLSSGPPAESSPEAPHSNPVVTHLLQRCHLTERILTSWEENDRVQSGGGPRKGYMGHLTRVANALVQNTEKGPNAEQLGQLLKELPAEQQERWETFVSGPLAETNKRNTVDLVNTHHLHSSSDDEDDRLKEFNFPEEAVLQQAFMDFQMQRMTSAFIDHFGFNDEEFGEQEESVNAPFDKTANITFSLNADDENPNTNLLEICYKDRIQQFDDEEEEEEEEGQGSGESDGEYGPWQGSHVARGSRLGQPPGVRSGGSTDSEDEEEEEEEEEEENDSQAARGEAGPPSHPSPDSRPPGPSWTATFEPVPTDAPTCPRVSGGEPPCSGPPTPQGSLDAPQGLPVQSLAIPPACSALQLRSQALMTPSAPQEAADGSQVVEPSAPCQALVSVGDLQDALHKTCSAPSSLDSATRDPSTSVPASGASQPPKTTDGEKSPEPMGPPQSQSAQPLEPQMPNGSATTGPTSLGYP
- the PPP6R1 gene encoding serine/threonine-protein phosphatase 6 regulatory subunit 1 isoform X4 — protein: MESGRKGLVGRSSTCRNVKGAMFWKFDLHTSSHLDTLLEREDLSLPELLDEEDVLQECKVVNRKLLDFLLQPAHLQAMVAWVTQEPPASGEERLRYKYPSVACEILTSDVPQINDALGADESLLNRLYGFLQSGSSLNPLLASFFSKVMGILINRKTDQLVSFLRKKDDFVDLLLQHIGTSAIMDLLLRLLTCVERPQLRQDVVNWLNEEKIVQRLIEQIHPSKDDNQHSNASQSLCDIIRLSREQMIQGQDGPEPDPLLATLEKQETMEQLLSNMLEGEQNPSVIVSGIQVLLTLLEPRRPRPESVTMNNFFSSVDGQLELLAQGALESVMSSMGVLHALRPRLGHFHQILLEPPKLEPLRMTWGSLAPPLGNTRLHVVKLLASALSANDMALTQELLALDVPSTLLDLFFHYVFNNFLHTQVEMCVSAMLSSGPPAESSPEAPHSNPVVTHLLQRCHLTERILTSWEENDRVQSGGGPRKGYMGHLTRVANALVQNTEKGPNAEQLGQLLKELPAEQQERWETFVSGPLAETNKRNTVDLVNTHHLHSSSDDEDDRLKEFNFPEEAVLQQAFMDFQMQRMTSAFIDHFGFNDEEFGEQEESVNAPFDKTANITFSLNADDENPNTNLLEICYKDRIQQFDDEEEEEEEEGQGSGESDGEYGPWQGSHVARGSRLGQPPGVRSGGSTDSEDEEEEEEEEEEENDSQAARGEAGPPSHPSPDSRPPGPSWTATFEPVPTDAPTCPRVSGGEPPCSGPPTPQGSLDAPQGLPVQSLAIPPACSALQLRSQALMTPSAPQEAADGSQVVEPSAPCQALVSVGDLQDALHKTCSAPSSLDSATRDPSTSVPASGASQPPKTTDGEKSPEPMGPPQSQR